One Agelaius phoeniceus isolate bAgePho1 chromosome 7, bAgePho1.hap1, whole genome shotgun sequence DNA segment encodes these proteins:
- the ARL4C gene encoding ADP-ribosylation factor-like protein 4C, translated as MGNISSNISAFQSLHIVMLGLDSAGKTTVLYRLKFNEFVNTVPTIGFNTEKIRLSNGTAKGISCHFWDVGGQEKLRPLWKSYSRCTDGIIYVVDSVDVDRLEEAKTELHKVTKFAENQGTPLLVIANKQDLPKSLPVAEIEKQLALHELTPSTTYHIQPACAIIGEGLTEGMDKLYEMILKRRKSLKQKKKRTDNSGDNKAAPASRAQIPELPSPLSAPCS; from the exons ATGGGGAACATCTCCTCCAACATCTCCGCCTTCCAGTCCCTGCACATCGTCATGCTGGGCCTGGACTCGGCGGGCAAGACCACGGTGCTCTACCGCCTCAAGTTCAACGAGTTCGTCAACACCGTGCCCACCATCGGCTTCAACACGGAGAAGATCCGGCTCAGCAACGGGACGGCCAAGGGCATCAGCTGCCACTTCTGGGACGTGGGCGGCCAGGAGAAGCTGCGCCCGCTCTGGAAGTCCTACAGCCGCTGCACCGATGGCATCATCTACGTGGTGGACTCAGTGGACGTGGACCGGCTGGAGGAAGCCAAGACGGAGCTGCACAAGGTGACCAAGTTCGCGGAGAACCAGGGCACGCCGCTGCTGGTCATCGCCAACAAGCAGGACCTGCCCAAATCGCTGCCGGTGGCCGAGATCGAGAAGCAGCTGGCCCTCCACGAGCTGACCCCTTCCACCACCTACCACATCCAGCCCGCCTGCGCCATCATCGGCGAGGGGCTGACGGAGGGCATGGACAAGCTCTACGAGATGATCCTCAAGCGCAGGAAGTCCCTCAAGCAGAAGAAGAAGCG GACAGACAATAGTGGTGATAACAAAGCGGCTCCCGCCAGCCGAGCCCAGATCCCGGagctcccctctcccctctccgCCCCGTGCTCCTGA